TGCATCACAGCTTCTGCAGGTACATGAATCAGATCCCATCCCGAACCGGTATCAAACTTAAACTGCCATTCTCCATTTAGAGATATAAGAGGCCTTTTAACACCAATGACACGGCCGGGCAATTCGTAAGCCTGTTCCTGACCTGAAACATTCATGGCTAAAATCACAAATACAAAAAGAAACAATATTTTTTTTGACATCTTCATTAAAAAATTTGATTACTAAACTTCAAATTAAACCCTACAATCTTTAAGGTAACCTTATAGAGTCCAGAGAACAAAGCTATCACCATCCAAATCAGAAAACTAAAACCTGAGATACATAAACTGAAACTTTTTATACCTTTTCACACCCGGGAAAATCACTAACAGGTCCCTGACCCGTAACTAAGTATTTATACCCTGTCAAAAGGGTGTTTTCCCGGAAATAAAAGGGTGCTTTAGCGGTGTTACCCCGTATAACATGTCAGTACATTTATGAAATAAACCTCAAAAAAACAGACATGAACAAAGAAATCAAAAAAATCGACAACATTACTGACTTGCGTAATGAGTTAAAAAGCATTCCCCGCGTAAGACTCCAATTTGCAAAAGCAATGACTGATCTTTTACACAGCCATCACATTAGTGTAAGTGGCGACCTGCTGGGTAAGCTGAATATTGCACATTGTGAAGAGCTCGAGAAATTAGGAGCTGATGGTGGCTCTACATTTGGAACATGGACTAATTAATAACCATGAGCAGCAAAATTGAAATTATAGAAGGAGGCATCTTTGAAGAAGTTGCCCCTTCTGTTTTCGAGGCAGATATGCTGTCTGCGGAAATATGCGAAGACATTCTTTCGGAATTCAGCGGCATACAACCCTGGAAACAAGCTAAAATAGCCGTTTCCCAGAAAACCGAATCCGGGATAAACGACATTATAGGCATTATTGACATTACCCAGCGCAATTCTCAGCGCATGCGTTTCAGGGAATTAGATATGCTGACTAAACCTAAGACCAGCGAATGTTTAAACCGCATTCAGCGCCAGGTAAGCCGCTTTGCGAGCCAGGAATTTGGTCTGGACTTCAATGAATTCGGCGGTGAAGAAATTGTGCGATATCCTGTAGGAGGTGTATTTACGCCACATACAGATACGCATAAAGGTAATTCTCAGCGCGCATTTACAGTCATCATCTATCTTAATGACAACTTTAGTGACGGTGAAACCAGTTTTCCGGATTTAGACTATAAATGCAGTCCAAAAACCGGCCGTGTGCTCCTTTTTCTGTCAACAGAATTACACAGCGGATTACCGGTAGCTGCCGGAGAGAAAAACATCATTGTCTTCTGGGGTTTCTTCCCGGGCAGTATGGATAAAGACAGAATAAGTAACTTTTTCAAAGCAGATTAATTACATTCCAGATGATCACTCCGGCTCAAACTATTTCTTCAACTGCACCTGCGGCCATACAGATTCTCGAGGCCATGGAAAAACCATTATCCCTATGGCTGGGACAGACAGAATTTAATAACTGGTTAGCACAGGTTGACAATCTGCCCAGCTGCAGTGCTTTATTCCTGGAAATCTCCACGAATTCCCTCAGACCGGGATGCGACGTAATT
This portion of the Pedobacter lusitanus genome encodes:
- a CDS encoding 2OG-Fe(II) oxygenase; the encoded protein is MSSKIEIIEGGIFEEVAPSVFEADMLSAEICEDILSEFSGIQPWKQAKIAVSQKTESGINDIIGIIDITQRNSQRMRFRELDMLTKPKTSECLNRIQRQVSRFASQEFGLDFNEFGGEEIVRYPVGGVFTPHTDTHKGNSQRAFTVIIYLNDNFSDGETSFPDLDYKCSPKTGRVLLFLSTELHSGLPVAAGEKNIIVFWGFFPGSMDKDRISNFFKAD